The Coffea arabica cultivar ET-39 chromosome 6e, Coffea Arabica ET-39 HiFi, whole genome shotgun sequence genome contains the following window.
GGGTGTTGGACGTGTTTCTCCTACTCAAGCAATATATAGAGGTCAGAGCTAGAGGCACTTCACATTGTTGCAATATTTTAGTGATCCGTAGACATATTTGTCTGCATTTTATGTAAATGGCCGTCCAATAGCATACACATGAAATAGTCATAGATGTGGTTAATCCACCGACTAAAATTCTCATGCATTCTGATATTAAATCGTGCAGAAATCCACATTAGTGTGAGCCGGCTTCCGCGTGGAGtaacttttttaaattaatcaaaattttaatcTATTTTTTCTATCCGGCCATGATATAGTCATCTACAGAATTTAAGATTTGAAGGTGATCTAACTGTTTGGCTTATTCAGAAACAACCAAGCAAATTGCTGCGTTCGAATTCATGATTTCTACGAGAATGAGTGAGGATCGGctgaaaataaaataacttcAACGGCAAAATTGTAAAGCGTAAACTAAATGGGATAGGGAAACTCATGAATTAAAATGTAGCTACAAAGTATAAACATGTAATGTCTATCTATTTATGCAAAATATTAAATGTTGGGTAAATATTACTTTAGATCCTTCAACTATAAATGCGCTTCTATCTTAAAACCACTTTATAAACCCCATCTTTCAGTCTTTTTTCGAATAAGTTCTTGTGTATTTTCTCCACTCTTCTAATGGACCCcctctttattttttagcaCCTCTGGCTTAATTTCACATATATTCGCCAAAAGAAACTTGACAAGGAGCTCCTCACTTTCCCAATTTCAACCTCATTAATTCTCAAATTTTGTTCGAATTAATAGGCAGaataattttcatttaatttcacATAGtaatagatagatagatagacgTTTCTAGTTTGTAAAAACATTTTTGTATTAATAACCACTAGGGGATGCGCATGTATTTAGTGCCTGtgattaaaaagaattttttcatTGGACCAATAATAgtatattttggaaagaaataataatCAAATATGATAAAACTAATGATAGTACATTTTAATTGCAGCACATATTTGTACACTTTACTTTATcaatacttttataattttatcaTTCCCAAAAGATTCCTATAGATGTCAGTTAAAAATCGCACAAGAGGAGATATAAGTTGTTTCAGACAAAAGAATAACCTCCAATGACTAGTTATAGCAATGTGTTATTTACACACGGTATTAATATATCTTTGTGTTAATTACACAAAGCCACATTTCAATTAAATGTGTTTACAATACCATTTTAGTAATTATACCACCATATAAGCTTATATGAGTTGTATTCGATGTAAAAATGGTTGCAAAATAATTTCATATTTCAGAAATACTCATATGTCTTcataaatcaaagttttaaacgTACTAAAATGAGGGTATTTCGATAAATATATCTAAACACATGCTGCTCTCGCTTGTACCAAAAGTTTTAAAACAATTACACAACATTCCACATTTCCAAAAAATCTCTATCCATGCGATTGAAATTCAAACCCCCCATTTGACAACAattcattcttatatagtataaagaTTCTCGATCTCCACATTACAGAATCGAAGAAATTGCACAAGAGGCCTTATTCATGAATTTTCCTCGTcccttttttgcatttttttttcctttcgagTTATTTATTTTCAGCTGATCCTTGCTCACTCTCTTAGAAATAGCGGATTCCATTGCTGCAAAATTCATGGATGCTTGCCATGTAGTTTTGTACATAGTTATCCTCCTAATTCTATGTGTAGCAACTCAGCCGGAAACTTCTTGAGAGAATTAATTAATATTTGAAAGATTATGACTATATGATGGCAGggcaaaaaattaataaaaattctatCAATGCAAACTGGTTCCACCACGCGGAAGCCGGCTCACACTATTATGGATCTGTGCAGGAATTAGTATCAAAAAGCATGAAAACTTTATTCCATTAACTAACCATATCTATGACTCATTCCTCTAGAATGTTGATTGGACGGCcatttaaatgaaaggaaaaaaaaaggtctaGGGGTATTGCTTGAACATCAACTTCCTCTCTATAAATAGCTTGAAATGGAGAGACACGTCCACCAAACAAAAACTAATCCCTTTTTCATCAACATTTCTGTTCTCTTTGCTTCCCCCCTCAGCCCAAATGTCgaatttgtttgttttctcCAGTCTTCTTGCTCTTTGTTTCTGTTACGTTTCCTTTGCATTTGATCCTCAACCTTTGCAAGATTTCTGTGTAGCTGATGCTGGCGGCGCAGGTAATGCATATTAACTTTAACTTTTTCATATTCACTCGCTCTGGCCAGCTCTTTATGTGCTAATGCTTTCGTTATCACATTAACGATACCAAAgagcaaataaagaaaaatgtttAACTAATTTACAGTTTTAACTTGCTTTTTTTCCTTCCCTCCCCTGGTGTCACCGGGCTAACTCCTTATTGATTGTAATGGTAACTTTTTTCAGTTAGAGTGAATGGTGTGGTATGCAAAGATCCCAAGAAAGTAACAGCGGAAGATTTCTTCTTCAGTGGATTGCAAAAACCTGGCAACACCTCGAACCCGTCTGGCTCCAGGGTCACCCCAGTATTTGCAGCTCAACTTTCGGGACTCAACACACTGGGCATCTCAATGGCGCGCCTTGACTATGCGCCCTGGGGAATCAACCCTCCTCACACCCATCCCAGAGCCACTGAAATCCTCACTGTTCTTGAAGGTTCTCTCCATGTTGGATTCGTCACTTCCGCTCCAGAGAATCGCCTGTTCACCAAGGTCCTCCAAAAGGGTGATGTTTTTGTCTTTCCGGCAGGACTCATCCATTTCCAGAGAAACGTGGGATACACAAATGCTGTTGCCATAGCTGGTCTAAACAGCCAAAATCCGGGTGTCATATCCGTTGCAGCCAATGTCTTTGGATCCAATCCACCCATCAGTAGCGATGTTCTCGCCAAGGCATTCCAAGTCGACAGGAATATTGTGGAGACAATCCAATCAAAGTTCTAAATCAGCAACCTTGCAAAAACTTCATGAAACAAATTGTCATAGTTAATTAATGTATTCCAGTTTGAATTGCTGCATCCTATAATTTATTACTTGTGTGTGCTTCATTGTTTTGTAATAATGAATCCCTGAATTAATGGAGCTTCCATTCTTTAACAGTCAATTTCTGCCCACGTGTTATTGAATGTTAGGCATCGGGTAATTGGGTCAGAAGTTAGGAAATTGGGTCAGCAATTTGGGTTAGTAATTGGGGAGATTAGGACACGAACGGTGTCGTTCCAATTAATAAGGGATTCATGGGAGTTAAGGCGGTGCAATTGTTAGTTAAGGCAGTTAGTAGCGTATTAgaggaaaaataataaaagggggCCCACACATGTACAGTAAGCAGGCAATAACAGAATTCAGTTGCTCCTTatcatttctttttcctcttctgctctctttcctctctcgcACTCTCTCCTCATTCTTCCTCTTCCCCTCAATAATCAGACTAATCTGGGAACTTTACCTCTCAGatcctaacaattggtatcagagtcttAGATCCTTGGAATACAATCGATTTCTATGGCAGAAGGTACGAGATTCCGAACCTTAGAAGATCAAGTGAAGCAACAAGAACTCAAGCTCTAGGAATTAATGGAATCACTGCTATTCCATCAGTCGGAGCAGCAACAGCTCAAGGACAATTTGAAGAAAGAATTGGAAGAAAACAACAAGAAAATGGAGAATATGCTGACCGGAATGGAACAGAATTTCAACAAATCCTTGGAGCAGAAGTTCAGCGCACTCTTATCTAAGATGACCTCTACGCAGGACAAAAGCACGGATAGAGAGGAAAGAATAATGGCAGATTTGCCGCCACTTCTTCCTACACCTCCAAATCATCAAAGGTTGCGACCTGAAGTAGAACAACAGAATGCCTGCAAACGAGATTGGGGTAAGTTCCAGTTTCCGAATCCACCAAAAATAGACTTACAATTGTTTTCTGGGGACAATCCTAGGGAGTGGCTGCGAAAATGTGAGAAATATTTTATGAACTACCAAATCCTAGATCACCAGAAGGTAGAAATAATAGAAATGTACTTAGATGGGAAGGCTGATAAGTGGTTCCAAGGTGTTAAGCTTGAAAAACCTGGATTAAGTTGGGTAGAATTTGGAGATCTATTATGTAAGAGGTTCACAGATAGCATATGTAAGGATGTGGTGGAGGAATTCaacaaattaagacaagaaGGCAGTATAGAGGAATATcaggaaaaatttgaagaattgaAACCATTGATGTTGATTAAGAACAGGAACTTGGATGAGAACTATTTCATCTCTAGCTTCATTAGTGGATTAAAGGAAGAGATCAAACCGATGATTAGAATGCTAAAACTAGCTACATTGACTGAGGCTTTTGAGTTGTCACAGTGGCAAGAGTACTCACTCAAAGTACAGAATAAACACTCCAAGGAGAACTCCAGACCATCTGGGAAGAATAGGTTTGGAATGACAAGGGGAAATACTTCAGCCTTAAGCAGCAATACTTATAGAGTTCCTGCCAATAATACTGTCAAAACCTCCACGGTCAGTAATAGATTACAGGAGGACATCAGAGAGCTGAAGAAAATTTCAGCACAGGAGCTGCAGTATAGGAGAAGTAAGGGACTGTGCTTTAAGTGTGGAGAGAAATATAGCATTGGCCACCAATGTGCATTAGGACACGTCAACTGCATGATACTGGAAGAAAAAGATGATGCTGCTTTTGAGGATGCCATAGGAGAACAAGATGAACAAACTGGTAACCCAGGACAAACTATGGAAATGTCCTTGCATGCATTGTCTGGTTCCTTGCGAAGGAAAACAATTACATTGACTGGAATACTGGATGGTGAGGCGGTTTTCATACTGGTAGACACTGGTAGCTCTGATAgctacattaacagtgagaagGTCATTGGGATGAATATTGACTACAAATGGGTTGAACAACCATTCTCTGTCATTATGGGAAATGGAACCACTGTGACTAGCAATGCTATCTGTTCAAATGTACACTGGAGAATCAACCAACATAACTTCAGATTCGATTTAAAAGTGATGGAGCTAGACGGATGGGACATAATATTATGGGTAGATTGGATGACACATTTTAGTCCTATCACCTTTGATTTCCAGCAACTCAGGATATCACTGCACCATGAGGGAAGTGAGATTCACTTGCATGGACAAGCTGAGGACTGTGAGATGGACTTGATTAGAGGGAAGGATTTGAGGACGTTCATAGAATACAAGAGACAAATGTGCATGGCcttaaattgtaaaggtgaatCAGAAGGAAAAGGGGAAGATATTCCATAAGGAGTCAGGGAGCTGCTCCAGGAATTTGAAGATGTGTTCTAGACTCCAAGCTCCCTACCTCCCAGCAGGAGTGTTGATCACGCCATTCATCTTAAACCAGATGCACAACCCTTCAAGTTGAAGCCATACAGGTATCCACACTGCCATAAGGAGGAAATAGAGAGACAGGTGGTAGAAATGCTTCAGAAAGGGATAGTCAAGTACAGTAACAGCCCATTTGCATCCCCTGTATTGTTGGTCAAAAAGAAGGAAGGAACTTGGCGTTTTTGTGTGGATTATAGAAGGTTGAATGAATTAACCATCAAAGATAGATTTCCCATACCCAATGTGGATGAATTACTGGATGAATTAGTTGGGTCAGTCTACAAAACAAAGCTGGATCTCACGGCGGGATACCACCAGATTAGAGTCAAGCCTCAAGATACATTCAAGACAGCTTTCCAAACTCACTGTGGGCATTTTGAATTCCTAGTCATGCCATTTGGACTCACTAATGCACCAGCAACGTTCCAGTCACTGATGAATCAAGTGTTTCAGCCATATTTGAGGAGGTTTGTACTTGTCTTTTTCGATGACATCTTGGTATACAGTACTACCATGGATACACATGTTCAACATTTAAGGGCTGTATTTGATGTTCTAAGAAAGCATCAGTTCTATGTTAAGAAATCTAAGTGTGCCTTCGCTCAGAAGAAGATTGATTACTTGGGACACACTATCACAGACAAGAGGGTCAGCATGGATTCTTCAAAGATTAGTAGCATTCTCCAATGGCCTATGCCTCAGTCAGTCAAAGAGTTGAGGGGCTTCCTTGGGCTTACTGGCTACTACAGGAGGTTTATCAAACACTATGGCCTTGTGTGTAAACCACTCACTGAACTATTGAAGAAAGACAGTTTTAAATGGAACAACCAAGCACAGGATTCCTTTGAACACTTAAAGAAATTGATGTGCTCAGCTCCAGTTCTCCAACTACCAGACTTTAACAAGTCCTTTGTGGTGGAGACTGATGCCAGTGGGGGaggtattggagctgtcctTATGCAAGAAGGACACCCCATTGCTTTTTTGAGTAAAGCACTTTCAGTTAAGAACTTGGGACTTTCTGTTTATGAAAAAGAGCTTTTGACTTTGGTGATGGCTGTTACCAAGTGGCGGCACTATTTGATGGGCAATCAtttcattataagaacagatCACCAATCCTTGAAGTACCTCTTGGATCAGAAGCTGAACACTGCTATACAGCATAAATGGATGACTAAGCTCCTGGGGTTGGATTATAAGATTGAGTATAAGAAAGGGGTTGACAACCGAGTGGCAGATGCTTTATCCAGAAGGCATACAACTGGCCACCAGGAAGAGCTTGGCTCTTGCTTGGCTATCACATCTGTTCAGCCTGGCTGGATGGAGGAATTACAGAAAAGCTATGAAGGAGATACATGAAGCCAAGACATTATGAGCCAGTTAATCTTGGATCCTAATTCACATGCTGACTACAGCCTGCTGGATGGGATTCTTCAGTACCAAGGAAAGATATATGTAGGAGGAGCTAACAACATCCGAAGCAAACTAATCCAGACTTTACATGACTCAGCCATAGGGGGTCACTCAGGCCAAAGGAACTGTTGGCAGAAGCTCAAGTCCCTATTTTTTTGGCCTGGGCATGAAGCAGGAGGTGATAGCATATGTGCAGAGCTGTGATATTTGTCAGAAGAACAAAGCTGAGCATGTCCCTTATCCTGGATTGTTACAACCCATTCCTGTTCCTAAGCAAGCTTGGCTTCACATTTCTATGGACTTTATTGAAAGGTTGCCCAAGTCACAGGGGTACGATACTATCCTGGTAGTGATTGACAGATTCACCAAATTTGGACATTTTATCAGGCTTACTCACCCTTTTACAGCTAAGTCCATTGCTCAAATATTCCTGGACCACATCTACAGGCTGCATGGCTTGCCAGACTCTATCATCACTGATAGGGATAAGGTGTTCACCAATGTGTTCtggaaggaaatttttaagtTGGTAGGGGTGGAACTGCACTACACCTCAGCTTATCATCCTCAAACGGATGGTCAGAGCGAGAGGTTAAATCAATGTGTGGAGAGCTACCTGAGATGCATGACAGGTGAACTTCCCTCCCAGTGGAGCAAATGGCTTTCACTAGCGGAATGGTGGTGCAATTCTACCTACCACTCTAGCTTAAACATGACTCCTTTTGAAGCCCTCTTCGGTTACAAGCCCACACCACTACCACTTGGGCCTTATTTGGACTCAATGGTGCCTGCAGTGGCTGACATGGTTCAAGAGAGGAGCAGAATTTCAAGCTACATCAAGGATCATCTTGGAAAGGCTCAGCAGAGGATGAAGCACTTTACGGACCAGCACAAAACTGAGAGAAGCTTTGATAAGAGGGATTGGGTGTTTTTGAAGCTGCAACCATATAGACAATAATCTGTGGCAGTGAGGAAATGCCTCAAGTTGGCTGCAAAGTACTATAGTCCATTCCAGATAGAGGAGAAAGTTGGAGTAGTTGCCTACAGGCTCAAACTACCTCCAGAAGCAAGAATTCATCCAGTGTTTCATGTGTCTCTATTGAAAAAGAAGATTGGGCCACTTCAGTGTAGCTCTTCTCAGTTGCCAGAGCTGGATGAACGTGACCAGTGTCCACTGAAACCAGAGATAATTTTGAAGAGAAAGGTCATCATGCGCAACGAGAGGCCTGTCATACAGTTTTTGATCAAATGAGACCATTTGAGTTATGATGAAGCTTCTTGGGAGGACAAGACATTCATTGAGAGTCAGTTTCCTGAGTTTCAGACTTGAGGACAAAGTCTGCTTTAATGGGGGAGGAATTGTTAGGCATCGGGTAATTGGGTCAGAAGTTAGGAAATTGGGTCAGCAATTTGGGTTAGTAATTGGGGAGATTAGGACACGAACGGTGTTGTTCCAATTAATAAGGGATTCATGGGAGTTAAGGCGGTGCAATTGTTAGTTAAGGCAGTTAGTAGCGTATTAgaggaaaaataataaaagggggCCCACACATGTACAGTAAGCAGGCAATAACAGAATTCAGTTGCTCCTTatcatttctttttcctcttctgctctctttcctctctcgcACTCTCTCCTCATTCTTCCTCTTCCCCTCAATAATCAGACTAATCTGGGAACTTTACCTCTCAGATCCTAACATTGAGCTCCAAACATATAAACCAACAGTACTAGTCCCATATCTTTGGAGCACATATAACTTTTCGGTCTAAATCTAACTTGGAAATGAATATCAACTCTTTATAGGCAATGAACTCTATTTGACGATCTTCTAGGCACAACTATAGATGGTGCCACGgaccccaaaaaagaaaaaaaaaatctgtaaaTGCAATTTGTATAAGACTTGGAACAACAAACTTAATTATCACCAACTTTGGGAAATTTAAGGCTTTGAAAACGTTGTAAACCAAGTTTGTGGCCATATGATATTAAACTTCGAATTGTGGGACATTTTAATTACTAATCATATGTTAtcattctctctctttttcttataAAGATAAATAGGCCTACGTCTATCTACATTTGAGAAACTCAAGTGATCAACATATACACTGGTTTAACTATCTgtaactactactactactattgCATCAGACATTCCATGGACAACCCCCATTCAATCAACAATTGCCAGTTCTCTTGAGTTCGAGTAGGTTTACGCCAGGAAACAACCACCGTTTGAACTACTCGACTGATAGCTGTAAAAACTTGTCCAGTGCTTGTAACAAAATTCGTAGCAGGCCATTAACGTAGTActgtagtaaaaaaaaatgttgaacaTATGGAGGGTGGGTGGCTTCCTAGGTTAATTAGCGACTTAtattcaaagtttttttttttcattttttcagcTCTTGTTTCGTGAACTTGTCTCCATAGACGTCGGGTGGGCTTTCTCTTGTAACATTGTCACTTTCAAGTCTTTTACCTTCTTTTTagatataaaatttttatttttagtatgTCATAAGCATGAGAAATAAGGGTAGAGCTAGATGCTTGAAGCCTCGTCAAATATTGGATTTTAGACTATGTATGTGGTAATATCTGAattcctcctctttttttttttattaaattacaTAATATTGCTGATATAGCAGTAAATTAAATTCTTTAAGTATGTTATCGTACGTGGATACTTGATGCATGCGGTATGCATTTGGTGTCATGTTGTTCTTGTTCACAAGACTACGCACTGCCCATGACACACTAAAGTTGTaatgtctcttttttttttgggtaaatttaAAGCTACATTAATTGAATACGTttgattttatattttgaaTGTTACTGTTAATTATTTAGTTTTTTCATGTGAATCATAATTAACTTCTTAGTTTAAGTACTTAATTTTTTATATGCATCGTAATTAATTTCTTAGTTTTATAAATTAAAGGGTTCAATTGTAATTTGCACCCTTGACTATTCAAGCATCGGACTTTGCACCTCAAATTTTTAATTCCAGCAACTAACTACATTCAACTTTTGATTTTCAGCAATGCACTACAATAATCCAAAACAGAATTCTTCCGAccaataattactaaaaagacCATTACAACCCTTCCtcttcttttaaatcaaaatgcCATTTTTATCAGGATAGGGGCCAAATCTCAC
Protein-coding sequences here:
- the LOC113694695 gene encoding putative germin-like protein 2-1 codes for the protein MSNLFVFSSLLALCFCYVSFAFDPQPLQDFCVADAGGAVRVNGVVCKDPKKVTAEDFFFSGLQKPGNTSNPSGSRVTPVFAAQLSGLNTLGISMARLDYAPWGINPPHTHPRATEILTVLEGSLHVGFVTSAPENRLFTKVLQKGDVFVFPAGLIHFQRNVGYTNAVAIAGLNSQNPGVISVAANVFGSNPPISSDVLAKAFQVDRNIVETIQSKF